The sequence below is a genomic window from Limnochordia bacterium.
TTTGACTGATCCTGACTTCAATAACCTCGCCTAGTAAGGTAAAGACATCCTGGTATAGACGATTAATCGGTGTATTGCTTGGCACATGCCAACCACAAAGAATGGCCTCGCCAATCCGGAGGTCCGTAATCCCTTGGGGAATCTCACCGGCTTCCACAAGGGGTAGGGAACTGGAATTCCCGCCGGAGATGACCTTAGGATAAACACCGGTCCGAGCGTAAATAGCTTCAGCTAGATCCACTAAGGTTTGCAGCTGTCTTACCGTGGGGGCCACCCCAGATAAACAGGTGAAGTTGGCACCAATACCCCGTAGGGTAAGGCCCGGCATCCCTAAGACCATTTCGGCAACGGAATATGCATCTTGGGGCAGGATCCCTTCTCTTCCTTCGCCAAGATCGATCATCAACATCACCTGGTGCTTCTTGCCTAACCTACAGGCCACATTGGCCAGAGCTTTCAATACTACTACTTCTGTGTTAAAGCTAATATCCGCAAATCGAACAACATCCTCAACCTCACTTAGGGCTGGAATCCTCAGCAGGGCAAGGTCAACACCGCAACCAACCAACCTTTCGAGATTGCTTAACCGCGAGTCTGCTAGAACCTTGGCGCCGCCTTCAATGAACCCCCGGGCCAAAAGAGGGTCTGCACAGATCCCTTTAGTTACCCCGGTAAGGTCAATGCCTCTTCTGGAACACAGGGAGGCTACACGGAATACATTTGCCCTTAGTTTCACCGGGTCCACAACTAGACGTACGTTCACCATACCACCTACGTAGCATACTGAATTCTTAACACTTTAGTATCTATTGTCCGACAACAAATACTCTGTGTCAAGGAATGACCGTCACCATACATCCAGCAGGAAACGATTATCCCCGCCTGAGTCAATGGCATCCCTGAACCTAATTCGTAGGGTTTCTCCTCTGCGCGCTTTACCCTCCATGGTCATCCAGTATTCATTACCTCTTCAACGCCTGGCACTAGCACGTTGTCACCATAGGCGCTTACCTCTTAGAGAAATCCTAAGGCCATCCGTAGGGTAAGGAGGTTATCCCGGCCACTGGACCAAGGTTCCTGACCTGTATTAATGCAGGATACAAAATGCTCAAAGGATATAGGGAGGGACTCAAGAATATCCAGTTCCACCAAGGACAGAAGTTCATAATCACTAGGGACTCCTCGATAGATACCATAGACGCCATCGACCTTGTCAATAATCACCGTTGTTTGATCGAATTCCAATTGCCACAGACCTACCCAGGGTGCCGGGGGCAGTGTACTGATGAGACTTCCCGTATACAAGAAGGGAAAGGATAAACCACCACCCTCCATTTGGTAAGAGGCCGCGATCCCACCACCTTGTTGGTAGGGGCTACGGGCGGAATTCCATTCCATCACATGGCCAAAGACCGCTTCTGCCCCGGAAAGGGCCCGGATTAGATCGAAATGGTGAATGGCCATCTCCAGGGCCATGGGGTGTAACATTTCCCGTTGATAGGTCCTTCCCACATGATCACACCAAAAGCGACAACTAACAGCACGTAAATGTCCGAAGCTCCCCTCGGTAATGACCTTACGCAGCAACTGCATCGACTTTAGAAACCGGTAATTTTGGCTCACCATCAAGATACAGTTATTTCGGCAAGCTAGCTCTACCAGTTCTTGGGCTCCCGCCAAGGAAGTGGTAAAGGGTTTTTCCACCAACACGTGGAGCCTTTTTCCGAGGGCTTGCAGAATCACTTCCTGATGGGCCGGTGTCGCCGCTGTAACTACCACTGCTTCAACCATACCACTATCTAGTTCTGCCAATGACGAGACTACCTTAGTATCTGGAAAGTCTTTGAGCCACGTTGGCTCGTACATTGAACCAATCAACGGATCCACAAAGGCAGCCACCCGAGCAGCGTCTATCAGATCAATCCGCTCTGCCCAGGCCCGACCCATTCCCCCAGCCCCGACAATTGCTATTCTCATTCATGATCCGTCCTTTCCTCCAAGACCATGTATTCGCATCCTTTGTTTTTCAATAGGGACCCACTACTGACTCTGCTAGGTATCAAGCATCATCCGTACCTTCTTGGCAATGGCTAGTAAGTGGTGTCGGACATAGTCACACCGTATACCTAAGGCTCTACCCACATCCGCCTGAGACATGCCCTCACAATACTTTAGAGCTACCTGCCGCTCCGGGGGTGTCCACGGGAAATCAAGCTGCGCTAGGGCAAATTGTAGCATCTGGGTAAACTCATCCCGGTTGGCAGTTATATTCGTGATGCGCGCTGCTTGGGCAATGAATTCTAGGTCCCATTGGGGATCTGATTCATTGGTATCCAAAACATCTGTAGCGGCTGACTCACCGTCGGGCCAAGCATCGTCCCCAGCTAGTATTTGCAGAGCCATTTCCTTAGCACACATATATACCGGCTGCAAAAGCAAACCCAGGGGAGTATCACCACGCCAGAGGGGAAATGGACCCAGTCGTTCAAGTGATGACTCGAGCTGCTCCCCAGCATTCAATTGGCCAAGATCGCCTGGAAGAGCCCCCCCGGACCAGAAGGCATCCGGAGCAACCGGTAATGGTTCACCCTCATTGTTCTGGGATGATGCCTGCCCGGGCTGTAAGTACTCTAGAAGCTCATCCCGGGTGGCACCTCGAAACATCAAGTATTGCCAAGGATCACGATCAAACTCCTCCCCGAGTAGAAAGCACACCGCCGCAAGATGTTTACAGGGATTCTCCCAATCGGGACAGGAGCAATCTGTCTGTAGTTCCGCGCGACTAGTAGGAAACAACCAAGTTCCAGCCTCGACAAAAACCTGCTCTATTACCTCGGGTAAAGTCCCGGCCAAAAGCTGGGCCACCAGTGCAGGACTTTGGATAATCCTGTTGGCTACAGCCTGCCATTTCTTCGCGGGTAACTCGGGAACTTGCACCACACAGGTATACGGTTTCTTCCGAGAGCCCTGCACCTGGGCGGTGATGAGGCCCTTGTCAATATCGATGGAGAGCACCTGGCCACTGCGAGCATAGCGCTTACCCCGATTGAGGCGAGAGCTAGCCCCAATGGCCTTTAGCGCTGCCAGCCAACGTTTTGCCCACCAGTTACTCGCAAAGGAGCCACTTTTTGATTGGGCCTTGATTCCATCCTCGGTTGAAATAGGAGTCGATGGTGTGTAATACCAATCACTGCGCCTCACTACTAAACCACCTCACCTTTAGTCCTCGTATGCCGTCTCTTGTAGTTGAATTAGTTCCCTAAGCTCCTCGGTCGAAAGCTCCGTCAGGTGTTTTTCCCCTTGGCCCACCACCTGGGAAGCTAAGGTCTCCTTACTATCAATGAGTGCATCAATTCTCTCCTCTAGGGTCCCTACACAGATAAACTTATGCACCTGCACATTTTGCGTCTGGCCAATTCGGTAGGCCCGATCCGTAGCCTGGTTCTCAACAGCCGGGTTCCACCAGCGATCAAAGTGGAACACATGATTGGCCCGGGTTAGGGTCAACCCGGTCCCCCCCGCTCGTAGGGAAAGGATAAACACAAAGGGCGCCTGGGGTTCATTTTGGAAACGTTCCACCATAATATCCCGTTGTTCCTTAGGGAC
It includes:
- a CDS encoding alanine racemase: MVNVRLVVDPVKLRANVFRVASLCSRRGIDLTGVTKGICADPLLARGFIEGGAKVLADSRLSNLERLVGCGVDLALLRIPALSEVEDVVRFADISFNTEVVVLKALANVACRLGKKHQVMLMIDLGEGREGILPQDAYSVAEMVLGMPGLTLRGIGANFTCLSGVAPTVRQLQTLVDLAEAIYARTGVYPKVISGGNSSSLPLVEAGEIPQGITDLRIGEAILCGWHVPSNTPINRLYQDVFTLLGEVIEVRISQRGIRAVISCGWLDVDVAGLVPRHENLQIVGASSDHLVLSAASDTPIKVGDYVPFSLNYQAIARATSSTYVSKEIYEHSNVG
- a CDS encoding Gfo/Idh/MocA family oxidoreductase is translated as MRIAIVGAGGMGRAWAERIDLIDAARVAAFVDPLIGSMYEPTWLKDFPDTKVVSSLAELDSGMVEAVVVTAATPAHQEVILQALGKRLHVLVEKPFTTSLAGAQELVELACRNNCILMVSQNYRFLKSMQLLRKVITEGSFGHLRAVSCRFWCDHVGRTYQREMLHPMALEMAIHHFDLIRALSGAEAVFGHVMEWNSARSPYQQGGGIAASYQMEGGGLSFPFLYTGSLISTLPPAPWVGLWQLEFDQTTVIIDKVDGVYGIYRGVPSDYELLSLVELDILESLPISFEHFVSCINTGQEPWSSGRDNLLTLRMALGFL
- a CDS encoding SWIM zinc finger family protein, coding for MRRSDWYYTPSTPISTEDGIKAQSKSGSFASNWWAKRWLAALKAIGASSRLNRGKRYARSGQVLSIDIDKGLITAQVQGSRKKPYTCVVQVPELPAKKWQAVANRIIQSPALVAQLLAGTLPEVIEQVFVEAGTWLFPTSRAELQTDCSCPDWENPCKHLAAVCFLLGEEFDRDPWQYLMFRGATRDELLEYLQPGQASSQNNEGEPLPVAPDAFWSGGALPGDLGQLNAGEQLESSLERLGPFPLWRGDTPLGLLLQPVYMCAKEMALQILAGDDAWPDGESAATDVLDTNESDPQWDLEFIAQAARITNITANRDEFTQMLQFALAQLDFPWTPPERQVALKYCEGMSQADVGRALGIRCDYVRHHLLAIAKKVRMMLDT